The following are encoded together in the Nymphaea colorata isolate Beijing-Zhang1983 chromosome 14, ASM883128v2, whole genome shotgun sequence genome:
- the LOC116267724 gene encoding E3 ubiquitin-protein ligase RSL1 — MPGLERTSSGSCGSGRLEEEDDEFRSCSAEDDEWRDAVEFVDDCLAKKCFHGVEGSCESAAGEGYCRLYFKGVSVGPEAESVSAIGVVLQVASEDSPVQVQKKLDFYVEESVVEHLALLDGLLAALQNGMHRISAFTDSEVVYDLIAKSEMAENQLLVALKQRILEHASKLEAFVLELVPSRELKAPLKLAREAIGVACLSVDGLLGDSDCPICCEEKEPWQLISIGCFHKFCTHCMVKYVDGRLRSAQIPIRCPQLRCKHYISAKECKSFLPAASYKSLLKALSEANILSTDKVSCPFPNCSYVLSTNYVLPVNTSSANQSEINNVLCIQCPECQRSFCLRCAVPWHPSMSCDEYHNLHMEDGRYFNFPRRERDVGDAALDELANNNNWTRCQQCGQMIELTQGCYHMICWCGHEFCYACGAEYRDNQQTCQCIFWDEDHTVSDSQESESWNWAHLDEHLTLTDFYTEYELSQLQLIQKFLAGGFDFNDLPCQPPSQTKMDPYVDTIKELPWLERFVSVISDSYDDYAH; from the exons ATGCCGGGTCTTGAACGAACAAGTTCTGGGTCTTGTGGGAGCGGGAGgttggaagaggaagatgacGAGTTTAGAAGCTGTTCTGCGGAGGATGACGAGTGGAGGGACGCGGTGGAGTTCGTAGATGACTGTCTCGCCAAGAAATGCTTTCATGGGGTCGAAGGTTCCTGCGAATCGGCTGCCGGGGAGGGCTATTGCAGGCTCTACTTCAAAGGGGTATCTGTTGGACCTGAGGCCGAGAGCGTTTCGGCAATTGGGGTCGTCCTGCAAGTGGCATCAGAGGATTCTCCTGTGCAAGTTCAGAAGAAGCTCGATTTCTACGTTGAGGAGTCTGTGGTCGAACATCTCGCGTTGCTGGACGGACTGTTGGCTGCGCTCCAGAACGGCATGCACCGGATTTCGGCGTTCACGGACTCGGAGGTGGTCTATGATCTG ATTGCGAAGTCCGAGATGGCGGAAAATCAGCTGTTAGTGGCGCTTAAGCAGAGAATTTTGGAGCACGCCAGTAAGTTGGAAGCATTCGTTCTGGAACTCGTACCCAGCCGTGAACTCAAGGCACCTCTGAAATTGGCTCGAGAAGCGATCGGTGTGGCTTGTTTGTCTGTAGACGGCTTGCTTGGAGATTCAGATTGTCCCATCTGCTGTGAGGAGAAAGAGCCATGGCAGTTGATTTCTATTGGCTGCTTCCACAAATTTTGCACACACTGCATGGTAAAATATGTCGATGGAAGGTTAAGATCTGCACAGATTCCTATTAGGTGTCCGCAACTAAGATGTAAGCATTACATCTCCGCTAAGGAGTGCAAATCCTTTCTGCCGGCTGCTTCTTATAAATCTCTCCTAAAAGCACTGTCGGAAGCAAACATTCTTAGCACGGACAAAGTTTCCTGTCCATTTCCAAACTGTTCATATGTGCTTAGCACAAACTATGTTTTACCTGTGAATACAAGTTCAGCTAACCAATCAGAGATCAACAACGTTCTTTGTATCCAGTGCCCAGAGTGTCAAAGGTCATTTTGTCTTAGATGTGCTGTGCCATGGCATCCATCGATGAGTTGTGATGAATACCATAACCTTCATATGGAGGATGGTAGATATTTTAACTTTCCCAGGAGAGAAAGGGATGTAGGAGATGCTGCACTTGATGAATTagcaaataataataattggaCACGTTGCCAGCAGTGTGGCCAGATGATCGAGCTTACCCAGGGTTGCTACCACATGATCTGCTG GTGTGGCCATGAGTTCTGCTATGCGTGTGGTGCTGAATACAGGGATAATCAGCAGACTTGTCAATGCATCTTCTGGGATGAGGACCACACAGTTAGTGACTCTCAAGAATCAGAATCCTGGAACTGGGCTCACCTTGATGAGCATCTTACCTTAACTGATTTTTATACAGAATATGAGCTTTCCCAGTTGCAATTAATTCAGAAGTTCCTTGCTGGTGGTTTTGATTTTAATGACCTCCCCTGTCAACCTCCATCTCAAACAAAGATGGATCCGTATGTTGACACGATAAAGGAACTTCCCTGGCTTGAAAGGTTTGTATCTGTAATTAGTGATTCTTATGATGACTATGCTCACTGA